One genomic window of Haloarchaeobius salinus includes the following:
- a CDS encoding succinate dehydrogenase/fumarate reductase iron-sulfur subunit, which produces MSTQVPETETETETETEPAGESHQERRMTEKAAKREYRDAQKKAEQELRAAEESVHLKVFRYDPEVEDKQEPRFDDFYVPYTKGMTVLDALMYARDHYDASLTFRHSCRQAVCGSDAMFVNGRQRLCCKTQLSEMAEPVRIEPLPHQDVVKDLVVDMEHFYDQMHAVEPYFQSEDVPKEEQRQSRENREKIKMSTRCIWCGACMSSCNIAAGDNEYLGPAAINKAYRFYMDEREDEEELKEHRLRILEQEHGVWRCQTQFSCTEVCPKDIPLTEHIQELKREAVKNNLKFW; this is translated from the coding sequence ATGAGTACGCAAGTTCCAGAGACCGAGACCGAGACCGAAACCGAGACGGAACCGGCCGGCGAGTCCCACCAGGAGCGCCGGATGACGGAGAAGGCGGCCAAGCGTGAGTACCGCGACGCACAGAAGAAGGCCGAACAGGAGCTGCGGGCGGCCGAGGAGTCGGTCCACCTCAAGGTGTTCCGGTACGACCCCGAGGTCGAGGACAAACAGGAGCCCCGCTTCGACGACTTCTACGTCCCGTACACGAAGGGGATGACCGTCCTCGACGCGCTGATGTACGCGCGTGACCACTACGACGCGTCGCTGACGTTCAGACACTCCTGCCGGCAGGCGGTCTGTGGCTCCGACGCGATGTTCGTCAACGGCAGACAGCGCCTCTGCTGCAAGACCCAGCTCTCGGAGATGGCCGAACCGGTCCGCATCGAGCCGCTCCCGCATCAGGACGTGGTGAAGGACCTCGTCGTGGACATGGAGCACTTCTACGACCAGATGCACGCGGTCGAGCCGTACTTCCAGTCGGAGGACGTACCCAAGGAAGAGCAGCGACAGAGCCGGGAGAACCGGGAGAAGATCAAGATGTCCACGCGCTGCATCTGGTGTGGTGCCTGCATGTCCTCGTGCAACATCGCTGCGGGCGACAACGAGTACCTCGGACCGGCGGCCATCAACAAGGCGTACCGGTTCTACATGGACGAGCGCGAGGACGAGGAGGAGCTGAAGGAGCACCGACTCCGCATCCTCGAACAGGAACACGGCGTCTGGCGCTGTCAGACCCAGTTCTCCTGTACGGAGGTCTGCCCGAAGGACATCCCCCTCACCGAGCACATCCAGGAGCTCAAGCGCGAGGCGGTCAAGAACAACCTCAAGTTCTGGTAA
- a CDS encoding succinylglutamate desuccinylase/aspartoacylase family protein, which produces MASDTVPSGDNEPFTYNGGRVDPGETANIRYGISETYLGDPVRIPVTILNGEHPGPTGFLSAAAHGDELNGIEVVREVAHEWPLDDLHGCLVCMPVLNVPGFLAQQRYLPIYDRDLNRSFPGHEESTSAKRMAHRIFTNFVEPCDFGIDLHTSTRGRTNMLHVRADTDHSGANRVARAFASNVIISSEGPSGSLRREASEAGTPTITVEMGEAHRFQREFIDNALDGVMSVLAEYGMLDTEAVRWPGWRTVIQENDEKTWLRADVGGMVDMHYECGSLVHEGDRICTITSPFKTDNTVVEAPFTGVLVGVLENPVVYPGNPLCHLVELDTKTLRAVEREQSPPAGRS; this is translated from the coding sequence ATGGCATCGGACACGGTTCCCTCGGGGGACAACGAGCCCTTCACGTACAACGGTGGGCGCGTCGACCCCGGGGAGACCGCGAACATCAGGTACGGCATCAGCGAGACGTATCTCGGCGACCCGGTCCGCATCCCGGTCACGATCCTCAACGGCGAGCACCCCGGACCGACCGGGTTCCTCTCCGCGGCGGCCCACGGCGACGAGCTCAACGGCATCGAGGTGGTCCGCGAGGTCGCCCACGAGTGGCCGCTGGACGACCTCCACGGCTGTCTCGTCTGCATGCCCGTGCTCAACGTTCCCGGCTTCCTCGCCCAGCAGCGCTACCTCCCCATCTACGACCGCGACCTGAACCGGTCGTTCCCCGGGCACGAGGAGTCGACGAGCGCGAAGCGGATGGCGCACCGGATCTTCACGAACTTCGTCGAGCCCTGTGACTTCGGCATCGACCTGCACACCTCGACGCGCGGCCGAACGAACATGCTCCACGTGCGCGCCGACACCGACCACAGTGGCGCGAACCGGGTCGCACGCGCGTTCGCCTCGAACGTCATCATCTCGAGCGAGGGTCCCAGCGGCTCGCTTCGCCGGGAGGCCTCGGAGGCCGGGACACCGACGATTACCGTCGAGATGGGCGAGGCACACCGCTTCCAGCGCGAGTTCATCGACAACGCGCTCGACGGCGTGATGAGCGTCCTCGCGGAGTACGGGATGCTCGACACGGAGGCGGTCCGCTGGCCGGGCTGGCGCACCGTCATCCAGGAGAACGACGAGAAGACGTGGCTCCGGGCGGACGTCGGTGGGATGGTCGACATGCACTACGAGTGCGGCTCGCTCGTCCACGAGGGCGACCGCATCTGTACCATCACCAGTCCGTTCAAGACCGACAACACGGTCGTCGAGGCACCGTTCACCGGCGTCCTCGTCGGCGTGCTGGAGAACCCGGTCGTCTACCCGGGGAACCCCCTCTGTCACCTCGTCGAACTCGACACGAAGACACTGCGCGCCGTCGAGCGCGAACAGTCGCCACCGGCCGGCCGGTCCTGA
- the sdhC gene encoding succinate dehydrogenase, cytochrome b556 subunit yields the protein MSQSYNRGLVEDFSRWKEFSAGMWAWIFHKFTGWVLIGYLFTHIAVLSTAISAQQGETVTNSAGQQVDVYTNTLTLLESTFVVRLLEVGLLAVAVFHILNGIRLLLVDLGIGLESQDKTFYASLVLTGAIIVASVPTFMAGIGGA from the coding sequence ATGAGTCAGTCTTACAATCGTGGCCTCGTCGAGGACTTCAGTCGCTGGAAGGAGTTCTCGGCCGGCATGTGGGCGTGGATATTCCACAAGTTCACTGGATGGGTTCTCATCGGGTACCTGTTCACCCACATCGCCGTGTTGAGTACGGCGATTTCGGCACAGCAGGGCGAGACGGTGACGAACAGCGCGGGCCAGCAGGTCGACGTGTACACGAACACGCTGACACTGCTCGAGAGCACGTTCGTCGTCCGACTGCTCGAGGTCGGGCTGCTCGCGGTCGCCGTCTTCCACATCCTGAACGGCATCCGCCTGCTGCTGGTGGACCTGGGAATCGGGCTGGAGTCACAGGACAAGACGTTCTACGCGTCGCTCGTGCTGACCGGCGCGATCATCGTCGCGAGCGTGCCGACGTTCATGGCGGGAATCGGGGGTGCCTGA
- a CDS encoding succinate dehydrogenase → MSAGAPTSFERGGRMWLLQRVTAAFLVVVLAFHFFLLHFYHHAFEITLMGTETRMQDVGYFATMWLFLVTATFHGVNGVYNALVNQGISGTPKTAVKAILGLAGLLLVAQGTRVALYMNGFLA, encoded by the coding sequence ATGTCTGCGGGCGCACCCACCTCCTTCGAGCGCGGCGGACGCATGTGGCTCCTCCAGCGCGTGACGGCGGCGTTCCTCGTCGTCGTCCTGGCGTTCCACTTCTTCCTGCTCCACTTCTACCACCACGCGTTCGAGATCACGCTCATGGGCACGGAGACGCGGATGCAGGACGTCGGCTACTTCGCGACGATGTGGCTGTTCCTCGTGACGGCGACGTTCCACGGGGTCAACGGCGTCTACAACGCGCTGGTCAACCAGGGTATCTCCGGCACGCCCAAGACGGCCGTCAAGGCCATCCTCGGGCTCGCCGGTCTGCTGCTCGTCGCACAGGGGACGAGAGTCGCGCTGTACATGAACGGGTTCTTAGCATGA
- a CDS encoding GNAT family N-acetyltransferase — translation MQIRDATADDFEALRAVAAASLHDSYHHMLDPKTIDVALEEWYAADLLAEQLEDDDAVLLVAEDDTGIVAFSQSEIVGKTPSDGRILWLHVHPDHRGHGYGSRLLTETKAALVEHGAQRISGAVLDGNRRGNEFYEAHAFGRAGDRTVTVADETLTENIFVATEEEHVEWEALDEVTVDDATAYVNYAEVHRGTEGQFYEAYVDPERERRYGLFCGACNSFDTAMGPMEEVVCNSCGNRRKATRWDAAYL, via the coding sequence ATGCAGATCCGGGATGCAACCGCCGACGACTTCGAGGCGCTGCGGGCGGTCGCAGCGGCGTCGCTCCACGACTCCTACCACCACATGCTCGACCCGAAGACCATCGACGTGGCGCTGGAGGAGTGGTACGCCGCGGACCTGCTCGCCGAGCAGCTCGAGGACGACGACGCCGTCCTCCTCGTCGCCGAGGACGACACCGGTATCGTCGCCTTCTCCCAGAGCGAGATCGTGGGGAAGACCCCGTCCGACGGCCGGATACTCTGGCTCCACGTCCACCCGGACCATCGGGGCCACGGCTACGGCTCGCGGCTGCTGACCGAGACGAAGGCGGCGCTCGTCGAACACGGCGCACAGCGGATCTCCGGTGCGGTGCTGGACGGGAACCGGCGCGGCAACGAGTTCTACGAGGCCCACGCCTTCGGGCGCGCCGGCGACCGGACCGTCACCGTCGCCGACGAGACGCTGACGGAGAACATCTTCGTCGCGACCGAGGAGGAGCACGTCGAGTGGGAGGCGCTCGACGAGGTCACCGTCGACGACGCGACCGCGTACGTGAACTACGCCGAGGTCCACCGCGGCACGGAGGGACAGTTCTACGAGGCGTACGTCGACCCCGAGCGTGAGCGACGCTACGGCCTGTTCTGTGGCGCGTGCAACTCCTTCGACACGGCGATGGGGCCGATGGAGGAGGTCGTCTGCAACAGCTGCGGGAACCGCCGGAAGGCGACCCGCTGGGACGCTGCCTACCTCTGA